A section of the Deltaproteobacteria bacterium genome encodes:
- the aroQ gene encoding type II 3-dehydroquinate dehydratase — MRKILIVQGPNLNLLGNRERQYYGSASLDEVHAELRERGGQEGLEVVAFQSNHEGDIVDTIQGAPGNGFEAIIINPAAYTHTSVAIRDALTAVGLPYFEVHISNIQSREDFRRRSLVSEGASGIVSGFGPFGYTLALLGAAQILDKIHPTGGEDC; from the coding sequence ATGAGAAAAATTCTCATTGTCCAGGGTCCGAACCTCAATCTCCTTGGAAACCGTGAGAGGCAATATTATGGATCTGCCAGCCTCGATGAGGTCCACGCCGAGCTCCGGGAGAGAGGCGGACAGGAAGGCCTGGAGGTTGTTGCTTTCCAATCCAACCACGAGGGCGACATCGTTGATACCATTCAGGGAGCGCCCGGGAACGGCTTCGAGGCGATCATCATAAATCCGGCGGCCTATACACATACCAGTGTCGCTATTCGGGACGCCCTCACGGCCGTGGGCCTGCCCTATTTTGAGGTTCACATTTCGAATATTCAATCAAGAGAGGATTTTCGACGAAGGTCCCTCGTTTCCGAAGGAGCTTCCGGTATCGTATCCGGTTTCGGACCATTCGGGTATACCCTTGCCCTTTTGGGGGCTGCGCAGATCCTGGATAAAATACACCCAACGGGAGGAGAGGACTGTTGA